A single region of the Ziziphus jujuba cultivar Dongzao chromosome 10, ASM3175591v1 genome encodes:
- the LOC107410831 gene encoding actin cytoskeleton-regulatory complex protein PAN1 produces the protein MASSKPLDLEITVVSAKHLKNVNWRNGILKPYATFFIDPDHRIATRPDETGSTEPVWNEHFVLPITRPLDHSVLTLQIFHSRPSETPKPLVGTLEFPLSNLADTDESTQAICSLELLRPSGRPQGMVRVKLALRSRPSPPPPPPQPDYHTAPYTNNYYSSAPPATPRDYMECPPTSSYSYSNLHSDYCSPPPPPYPRPFVNRVSSFGAPSFPSAPVDSSSTNDYYNPQPPVSSFRAMGLEDGVKYEEEKSNNYCYTKNYFGH, from the coding sequence ATGGCGTCGTCGAAGCCTCTGGACCTCGAAATCACAGTCGTCTCCGCAAAGCACCTCAAGAACGTCAATTGGCGCAACGGAATCCTCAAGCCCTACGCCACTTTCTTCATCGACCCGGACCACCGCATCGCCACCCGACCCGACGAAACCGGCTCCACAGAACCAGTTTGGAACGAGCACTTCGTCCTCCCAATTACTCGCCCCCTCGATCACTCCGTTCTCACCCTCCAAATCTTCCATTCGAGACCATCCGAAACCCCCAAACCCCTCGTCGGAACCCTCGAATTCCCACTCAGCAACCTTGCGGATACCGACGAGTCGACTCAGGCGATCTGCAGCCTCGAGCTCCTTCGGCCTTCCGGACGTCCTCAGGGCATGGTCCGAGTGAAACTCGCCCTCCGATCGCGTCCTTCTCCACCGCCGCCGCCGCCTCAGCCGGATTACCATACTGCCCCTTACACTAATAATTATTACTCTTCTGCCCCTCCTGCGACTCCGCGCGATTACATGGAATGTCCTCCTACATCGTCGTACTCGTATTCCAACCTACACTCGGATTATTGTTCTCCACCACCGCCTCCATATCCCCGACCGTTCGTGAACCGGGTATCCAGTTTCGGAGCTCCGAGTTTTCCTTCCGCGCCCGTGGATTCTTCATCAACCAATGACTACTACAATCCACAGCCTCCGGTTTCCAGCTTCAGAGCAATGGGTTTGGAAGATGGGGTCAAGTATGAGGAGGAGAAGAGTAATAATTACTGTTACACTAAGAATTACTTTGGTCATTGA
- the LOC107410830 gene encoding large ribosomal subunit protein uL4c, giving the protein MASSATTPSSLSFFSSSIFLTSSRHQNFKALSTFRLRPISQKTQTTARPLAITSELSTLPILSFSGEKVGETFLDVKSAPPETARAVVHRGIITDLRNKRRGTASTLTRGEVRGGGKKPYPQKKTGRARSGSTRSPLRPGGGVVFGPKPKDWSIKINRKEKRLAISTAVASAAVNTIVVEDFGDKFEKPKTKEFIAALKRWGIDPKEKSTFLLTEVTDNVRLSSRNIGTLKMLTPRTLNLFDILNADKVVLTPDTVDFLNGRYGVDYEGSEDEEEEEEGGEYGGGEEEGTNADENSGTAE; this is encoded by the exons ATGGCTTCCTCTGCAACAACTCCTTCTTCACTCTCATTCTTCTCCTCGTCCATATTCCTCACATCTTCTCGCCACCAAAATTTCAAAGCCCTCTCCACTTTCAGACTCAGACCCATTTCCCAAAAAACGCAGACGACGGCCAGACCTCTCGCTATCACCTCCGAGCTCAGCACCCTCCCGATCCTCTCCTTCTCCGGCGAGAAGGTCGGAGAGACTTTCCTTGACGTTAAGTCTGCTCCACCGGAAACTGCACGCGCAGTCGTTCACCGGGGAATCATCACGGACCTACGGAACAAGCGCCGTGGTACCGCGTCGACACTCACGCGCGGTGAGGTTAGAGGTGGTGGGAAGAAACCTTACCCGCAGAAGAAAACGGGTCGGGCCCGAAGTGGGTCGACGCGGAGCCCTCTAAGACCCGGCGGAGGGGTCGTGTTTGGACCCAAACCCAAAGACTGGAGCATCAAGATAAACAGGAAGGAGAAGAGGCTGGCGATTTCGACGGCGGTTGCGAGTGCCGCCGTGAACACGATAGTGGTGGAGGATTTTGGGGACAAGTTCGAGAAGCCGAAGACGAAAGAGTTCATAGCGGCGTTGAAGAGGTGGGGGATTGACCCGAAAGAGAAATCGACTTTTTTGCTGACGGAGGTTACGGATAATGTGAGGCTTTCGAGCAGGAATATAGGAACTTTGAAGATGTTGACGCCGAGGACGTTGAATCTGTTTGATATACTGAATGCTGATAAGGTGGTTCTCACGCCCGATACTGTGGATTTCTTGAATGGGAGATATGGGGTTGATTATGAAGGGAGTGAAgatgaggaggaagaagaagaaggaggagaatatggaggaggagaagaagaag GAACTAATGCAGATGAGAATTCTGGCACGGCTGAATGA